In Mercenaria mercenaria strain notata chromosome 13, MADL_Memer_1, whole genome shotgun sequence, the DNA window TTAGCTAGTCTACACTTCCCAGAATTCCATATACCTGATTGTAACGTGATAGCATTCCCCACTCAAAGATAGCCCGCAGTTCTTGATTGTACATTAAACCAAATAGACACAGTTGTCATTTTAGTGTACACACAAAATATTACAAGATGTAAGGGGTTTAAAGAACACCACATGCTGCTAGAACACTTGATTGTGATTATGACTGATTAAACTGTAAAAAtttggaaaggaatttacataagctatcagcttgttttccaatccatgtatttgacatgtaaaaatttgttgtacatgttatgtgtatgttgcttcaaaaaataaaatattgtttaaactaaactaaactgtaaaaataaagGATTAAACTGTGAAACAATGGACGGGATTGTACCACCATGCATGAACTGGAATGATACGAACTGCCAGAAAAAATTTGAGAAATTCATAAGACATATGGTATAAATTTTCAGTGGACCACCTAAAGATATAAAGTAAGCCAGAGAAAGTGTCATACTAATTGTGGTTAAGGGACAAAGGAAAGGATATTAGACATACCTGGACTGACAACAGCAGAAGAAGCCAAAAGACTAGACACATTTTACACAAGATATTGTAATCACTTTAGACCCTAATTTGCTATTTTGAAATGACTTCTTAGTCACTGTAGACTACTTTAGCAGACTGACAACAAGAGTGATTCTATAATTAAGAAACTGAAGTGTACCTTTGCCAGACATGGCCTTCCTCAGAAACTGGTCTCTGACAATGCTATGTACTACATGAGCGAAACTTTTCAAAAATCTGCCAATGAATGGAACTTAGACCATGTGACCAGTAGTCCTCTATTCAGCCAAAGTAACGGTCTGGTGGAAAAAACTGTACAGACAATAAAGCAATTGTCCAAGAAAGCCAAAGACATCCATATATGGCTATTCTTGAGTAGAGGACAACACCCTTGAAATGTGGTCTTTCACCATCACAGTTATTGATGTCTATAAGACTGAGATCGACATTACCCACAATGAACAATCTGTAACTacccaaacaaataaaaataaaagaggttagaaataagcttaaaatgaaccacgaaaaatgaaaaaatattagtTCTTGGTTGTACAGTAAACTATATAGACGCACTTCTAGTGTTGTTGTCTTTTGACTTGTCATTATAGCATACACACACAAAATATTACAACATTCTCCGAGTACTGATTAGAAACCGCTTTCAATTATGATGTCACTATGACCTTTACATCAGACCTACTGACTCCCCAAAAACAACAGATGTCATCTAGCAACCACAGGCGACCATCATGAAGTTTGGCCACTGTAAACTAAAGTGATCTTTAGTTACTGGTTAATTGCCTAACACAAGGACCAAGCAAGCAATGTTCCTCTCTTCTTCATAAGGACTTAGGGATGGGTCATGAAAATGAATTTCTAGCAGCGGCAACATATCTTACTTGTTCAAACTTTTTCAAGCATTGTGTAGTCAACTTTATCTGAAGTGTCAGAATGAAATATATCCTCTGACAGTATGTGACAAACAACAAGAACTTGCTCTGTTAAACCATTTCttcacttaacatttaattagtAATACCATATTAATTTGATCTGACACTGTGAATTCCTCTATCTAATAGAACTGACTCCTAAATGCTAGGCTACAGTGGTTAGAGGGAAGTAAACAAACAGTTTGTCATTCATTATCAAAATACCCATGCTCCTTATACTTGATATATAAATCTTCCTGTTCTCTAACAATAAATGTTAATGTTCGCTTCTCGTAATAATCATTCATCAATTCTATATTATCTATAACATCCGTGAGAAAATGGGCACGGTCGGCTCCAAATCCTGGGGCTTCCAGTTTGATATGTGTGAAGTGTACATGGAAATGGTAGTAAGAAGGCTGGTAATGGATGTACACGTGAAGTCTGCTCGCGGGAATGTCGTATTTCTCCTGAATCGCTTCCTGAAGTGAGAAACAGTTCAACCTGAGTGGTTAATAAATCAGTattataaaatgagccgcgccatgagaaaaccaacatagtgggtttgcgaccagcgtggatccagaccagcctgcgcatccacgcagtctggtcaggatccatgctgttcgctaacagtttctccaattccaataggctttaaaagcgaacagcatgggtcctgaccagactgcgcagatgcgcaggctggtctggatccatgctggtcgcaaacccactatgtcggttttctcatggcacagctcaaatcaCATTTTCATTGCTTCTGCATTCAAAAATATAACCAAATAAGGCATGTGTATTTATGCTTTCTATTGAGATGTCAAGTACAAGTGGAACATTTCAGAGGTCACAATGCTCAAATAGCTGCGAGTGTTTACATATGTTACATTGTTATGTAAGATAGATATTACTCCTTAAATACTTGCTTGTATGCAATTTAAGAACATTATGCTATTCTAAAAGTTGTTGTTAGCTGATAATTTTGTTGTTTCAGATAGTGTTCAAACACTGAACTGGTGTAATCTGATTCAAAGTAGGACAAAGCCGTCACTACAACATGATTCAGATTTGTACTAAAATGTATGTCAAAAATCAGAACACTTTTTGCATTACAAATCAAAATGTGGAATTTAAATCTAACCGTTTCTAGTATGGGAAACAACAACTGCAATATACACAAATCAAATTaacacattttcagttttcataaaaacaaatttacacaAGAAACgtggcaatgccacgaaaccaggttttcaacacttttcataagaataaacaagagtgccagaatgtcacaatatatgcccgtcacagcaaatttctttactctagcacctgtatttgcagatgtaattttaattttgtggttgtttaataatcattgtaattcttttgtttttctaagtccacaaaaaaagctccttaccaggtaaaaataccttaaaatacacctaaaattagaaagtaacaactatgttgtaccacagaaaagtggtcttggtttttccctacggtcaattataaaaaagttacaatataagttatttattgtaacaactaagggaagttaatcttaaaaaaaaaaaaaaaaaaaaaatacaaaaaaaaaattgtaagtccacacagaaatccttacaaggtagagattggtcaaaatacacctcaaaattggatgtaacatgcatgttgtactacagaaaagtggtctcgatttttccctacgtctagtaatgaaaaagttacaatataagctatttatagtaacaacaaagggaagtaattctaaagaagggaactgcgcaagacacttcgtctcatgatggtgtataattgtgccaagttacatcaaaatccctctatgcatgaagaagatatgctccggacaaagttttcattcttgtatcctttgacctctaagtgtgaccttgaccttagacctagggacctggttcttgtgcatgacactccgtctcatgatggtgaacaattgtgccaactttcatcaaaatccctccatgcatgtagaagatatgctaaccctaaccctaaccctatttttagtaacaatgaccttgaccttgatcccagaaaccccaaaatcaatcccaagctacaactttatataagttttctatacaccaagtttcatcatgatagctcattcctaagttgttattgaccggaaaccctttttctattttaagtaacagtgaccttgaccttgaccccagaaaccccaaaatcaatcccagcctttgtcttgatataagctacatacataccaagttttattcaaatatctttaccgaaacaaaagttattgaccggaaacaccagtttgacgccgccaccaccgccgccgccgccaccgccgcccgcccgcccgcccgactgACATCTACCCCAAtttaataactcaggttttcgttgaaaaaacaaacacaattctaaGTGTAACAGCCAAAACTTAAGTTCAAAGAATGCAAACAAGAAATGGACTTGAAGATCTCTATTATACTGCTACATATAAACATTAAACTGTTCCAATCAAGTAtggcatattaaaatcatttcCCACAGCAATTTCTACAGAAAACATATTTTCTTCACTTACCCTTCCTTTGGCAAGGACATTTTTCAGAAGTGGGAGGTAAGTTTTATTGAGATCTCTAAGAGACTTGATTCCATGTTTGTGTACAATTCCCACAAGATAGAGAGCATTCTTATCTTTCCTGTCCCATTTCATGTCTGGTAACAGTATAAAGCCGGTCTCAGGATCTGCATCTTCAAATACAATACGGTCAGCTTCTTGCTTTTTCTCTAGGATGTTGTAGACCCACTGTAAATTGTATAAGGTAATCATATAatttagaggcaacattttcaTGATGCCAGTCTGGTATCTTTGATCTGCGCACCTGCTCTCAGGCCTGCACAAAGTAAAATTATGTTCAGGCTTAAAAGATATCAAAAGTGCCATATTTGGTGAACATCTATgaaacagttcatgagaaaaagtttgtttgtttttttctatttttagcaattaGCAACCTTAATCATTCAGCCAAAGAGATCCCGCTATGATTATGTGTTTAGCACAGTTTTCTTTAAGCTTACattacaacagattttttttcatacattctGCAAATTTATCATTGGATTTTATAAAGCCTTTTAAGAGCCAAAGTAGTTCAGCATATTTAATTGTTGTacaaattttttataaatgactTTTAGTGTTGAAAACATACAGAACTGCAAGTTTGAGCCTCATGTTAACACAGAACAGAAATTACGATACAAATTATTACAGTATCCAAATTAatctaaattaaatgtttcaaaatactaTTTAGACCTTTAATGTCACCGCCACATTTTCTTCCTATTTCACTCATACAGAAAATAACTACTACAGAACTAGCAATATTTGTAAGGGACTAATTTTCCTTATCCTCACAGCTGCATCAATATACACAATAAGAAATCAAAGAACAAATTAGATTGCAATTCATTCTATCTACAAATTGACAAATGTATATCCCAACAAAATGGTTGTTTCAGCAAAAGCTTGGAAATTAAATCACTTCACAGTAACAAGATGTTGTTATGGGAAGAACCATTCACCTGCATACTAAACTGTCTGCTCTGTAGGAGAGGCAATGTAACTTTGCTATACAGCTCAGGAGTCTCCCTGACTATATACATCTCCTGGTCAGAGTATTTCTGGATGTGTTTCTCTGTGGCCGGATGAATCACAACCGCTTTTACAGCtgaaatgtaatatatttaaattaattgaTCGGAAGACTAAACAAAAGGGTCATAAAGATCCAAGGTCACTCACCTGAAACTGATTATATGACcctgaatacatgttttactcATTGAATCATTAATGGTAACAATGAagtacaaaacaagagggccatgacagCCCtttatcactcaccagagtttagttgcttgcttgaacaaatttctttgctaaagctttaaaaacaaaaacctaggtgagtaggtcatggtaaagattattcaagataacaatTGAAATCCGTTAAAAAATTATTCAGGTGGTCCAAATCTGCTGTAGCTTTAAAAACAATAAcgtaggtcagggttaataatattcaagatgagtattgaaatctgtattaaaagttatacacatggtccaaatttctatgctgtacatTCAatagcaagaaagtaggtcagtaggtgaagaTTTATTCACAATGCGAATGATATGTTGTCTCATCATGTGGAACattagtgccaagtaatattaaaatcccttcatggacggcagagctatggaccagacaggaaaaaaagccatgttgacctttgacctccaattgtgaccttgacctttaagccaggggtcgggttttgtgcatgacatgtggtctcatcatggggaacatttgtgtaaagtaatatttaaatctcTTAATGAAcaacaagagttatggaccggacacgaaataagaccctgttcatgccatgctaacatttgactgccaagtgtgaccttgacctttgagctagggttctgaaagttgcacatgatacatcatcttattatgaggtacatttgtgccaagtaatattaaaatcccttcacgggtGTCAgacttatggaccggacaggaaaaaagccatgttgacgtttgacctccaattgtgatcttgacctctcagccaggggtctgggttttgcgcatgacatatcgtctcatcatggggaacatctgtgccaagtaatattaaaatccgtgaatgaatgacagagttatggactggacacggaATTGCAGACggaatgacagacagacagaaaagcACATTCCTGTAGTCCATGAAACTGGTtctcaaccagtaggggactaataatcagAAGCAATTAGCTTTCGGTAAGTTTCGTTTTATTATGCCGTGAAAACACACAAGTGTttccaatttttttaaacatacggCATATTtcgtgtttttattttaacaatcattatagattataaaagaaaacatcCTTTAATTCATTGATCAGATAATCATTTAATTATGATTAGTCCAATAAAGCAGAGTTGACAGTACGTTTGACACGAAGTGTGCAGAAGTTGTTTTCACAACTGCAGGCAATCATGACAGATACAGCTCGTTGTGGATAATTACAATAACAAGGCAATATTTCAGCACTtttaatcaatgaaaaaaaattaaatttaatgtgaaaaaaCTGGTACGGCTGACATTATGCTCGGCCAAAGAAGTGGTCCGGCCACGACGGCCTTGTAGTGTGACCCAGGAACCACGATAGCGgtgtgttgcaagtttcaatgAGATCGGTGCAGTATTTTCTTAGATTTCGTCATTTTGAGTGTTACACGAGTTACATAGTAAGGTTTTAGTTTGAGCTGCGGATGTTGCAAGGcgtgttttcatattttgatacatgtatacattaaagtgaAACTATCACTCAGCAGATCTTGAGAATCCGTAAATAACTGCAACTATATTCATTAAATCTGAGCTATACGATATAACCCAATAGGGATGTGTGACCAGCGTGTTTAATCATTAATGCCAACTGTTCAACAACACGTTGTAAGAAACATGCAGCCAATCAGTAATTTCAAATTACCATTCTCTGTTGGTGGTAAATATGCTTCATATGTGCCATATATATCATTCTTAAGTGTATTCTTCAATGTGGTATCCCCTGTCAAATAATTCTTCACGTGCGTCAAGTCAAACGGCGTTTTTTCCAACAACACGACAGCATTTTCACCGTCCAATTTGGCATGTAATGTGGTAGTTTTACTTCTAGTGTTTTCGGCTATGACTTTCTCAATATCAAAACcttcaaaacttttcaaaatcgGTGGCGATCCATCTCCATGGTCATTGTCAGCTTCAATTTTTCGTTTCTTTTCAGGTACTGCCTCCGTTTTCTCCATTTTAATTTCCCGGAAACCTTCCTTGTGAAGAGCTTGCTTTCAAAGGAGGTAATTCTATTATTAACTCCATTACACCAAATGAACCCAAATGAATCTTTTCTCCAAATATAATGACTTTTATCTATATTTGTCTTGCTAAGGATGATTTAGTGCAcagaaatttaatgtaaaaaatgacctTATACAAAGAGTTAGCTAGGCTGCAGTCAGAAATGcatgttttgttaattttactgCTCCTAACCCCCTAAATAAGAAAGTATTCAAAAAGTGTTTTgatttctatatacatgtaatatctaGTTTTAAATTTGTGTTACAtagatattgggatatttcagTAATCTGAACCAAAAGGCAAGTTTCAGAAACAGTGTGTAGTTTCAGTATAGCCCCTTCTCAAATTATATGCATGCTTTACATTCCTTTGCCAGAACGAGGCTGAGATGGGTCAGTTGTAAACATTATCTCAGAGCAGTATTACCGCTTCCAGTGTTAAAGTACACTGTTTATGataagataataataatttacttttaatgtGTTCCAAAGAAGGTTATTAGAGTAAATAGTATATTTGCTAGTTAAATGCATTTCCAATTTTACCATATTTATTCTTTATACCAtagatttctgttttttttttttctgaacaaatCTCTAAGTCAGCAGTCGTTTGTTCCTAgcacttcaaaaatgaaaattatacaggctgaccaaaacttaaaccaagacgaatttcaaacaagagcaccaccatgcgggtgctgacgctcatctgattttttttgtataatagaaatattgtcctacccatgattttctaagtctaaaaagggccatcatacttgcaaaaagcaggatagagttatgtttcttgatgtacagtgtccacttatgatggtgaaaaactgttgcaagttttaaagcaatagctttgatagtttatgagaaaagttgccttaaacataatactcaaccaagaaaatgattttctaagtccaaaaggggcaataattattgcaaaaagcaggatggagttatgttgcttgctgtacagggtcagcttatgatggtgaacaagtgttgcaagtttcaaagcaatagctttgatagtttaagcgaaaaagttgacctaaacataaaacttaaccaagaaatctgatattttctaagtccaaaaggggccataaatcttgcaaaaagcaaaatggagttatgtttcttgctgtacagggtcagcttatgatggtgaacaagagttgcaagttttaaagcaatagctttgatagtttaggagaaaagctgacctaaacataaaacttaaccaagaaaactgattttctaagtccaaaaggggcaataattcttgtaaaaagcaagatggagttatgtccaagtttcaaagcaatagctctgatagttaaggagaaaagttgacctaaacataaaacttaaccaagaaatctgatattttctaagtacaaaaggggccataaatcttgcaaaaagcaagatggagttatgtttcttgctatacagggtcagcttatgatggtgaacaagtattccaagtttcaaagcaatagctttgatagtttaggagaaaagctgacctaaacataaaacttaaccaggcaacgccgacggagacgccgacaaccgctcaaatgatgacaataactcattttttttcaaaaaatcagatgagctaaaaagaacacTTAGTCTAAtagttagaaaaataaaataattactgaCATAATGTTTTGTAGAGTCATTTCAGCTTTCAGAAATGAAGGAGGctgttttaaaattcctttaatttatttattttctgacaaaaatgTGAAACAATGGAGAGTACAAAAGAACCATCTACAACTGAAGGAAGAACATTGACAACAGTCCTACTTTATGTTGAACAAGGACCAGAAATATCAACACTGAAGGACTGGAGCTGCGCTAGAAAAAATAAGAATGTATTGCTTTAGCCAGccaacttaaaacatttaaacttaaatGCTTTGTTATTTCTCCACATTGTTGAGTTTGTTTTTCACTGTAGTCTAACCAATCTGGTTTCTATATGATGatcatttcttttccctgaatTTAACTTGAAGGTATATGATCTTTAATAGCCCAAGTGGAGGGATCTCTAGTCTGTCTGGACTTGTATCTAACCAGGGTGCCCTTAAACAGACAACCAAATAAGGGGTTTTTAAATGGTTTTCACAGACTTAAGCATATCTTTTGGCTACTATTGGTACATAAGCTAGCCTGTGTTGGTGTCACTTaagatatatgaaataatatggtTAGGAAAGAATCTGACTGCTCTGAACAAACTTTACCGTGTAAACAACTTACTAGCCCCAATAGTACAAGCAATCAGTGTTTATAATCAAAACTTAAAAGCTGGCCACTTCTACAGTTGCATAAATTGACCAATTAGTTACAGGTTTATAGATAAGATGTGTATTGATGATTTAGTTTCATACAGGTAAACaagctgaaaaacaacaacaacaacaaaagtacaAATATTTGATCTTACTTTAAAATTAGTTTATGTAGTTTTCActataatattcataaatattcttTAGAAGAGAACTTGTAAGTTCCAATATAATCTTCagcagaaaaaaaagttataataggGATTAAACTGGTTTATACCACTATCACTGTAGTAGCTGCCATTCTGCTTATCAGTAATGTTTACAACTGACCTATCTCAGCCTCACTCTGGGAATCTCATTCAATATTCATGAGATAATATTAAGAAGGGCCTATTCATGTGTTTCTAGTCATTTTGGTTGAGTAACTATTAGacaagtaaagggaggtaataataattttacaaacttcaaTATCTCAAAAATTTCTGCTGAATATATATCTTTCAATCTATATCTGTGacaaatatattacataaaaattCTTATATTCACATCATTTCTTAggcaatatatatttaatatcatttataCATATTCTAAAAAAATTCTATCTTAATTGTGCAACAGGGTAggaaagttaaattttaaaaatacttccagtgaaatgCTAACATGTAAGCACTCAGTGAACACAAATGAATGTAAATGaccatttatttcaattttaaacatatcaaTGTCTTGTTCAAAATCTAATCAAAGTGGAATTTTgcacattttaaagtaaaaatccagctgaaatagatatgtgtgtaaaaacGGTGGAAGAAATTGTAGTTTTTAACCCAGtttaccaaactcttcctgttaccagtacgaaatgataactttccaaatatgaattttcttattttgactagggcagtctttttaagaaaagtcaaactgcacacatgagttgcttcccttcaacttcagaaatctcttcCTATCGGTAAGgcagatcactgcgtagaagattgaagaaaagaactattattttattaatccgatttctttatttctgatgcaacagcaaccgaaaattgcttttataaaagtaaaacattcaccaaaaccaCACTATG includes these proteins:
- the LOC123528945 gene encoding m7GpppX diphosphatase-like yields the protein MEKTEAVPEKKRKIEADNDHGDGSPPILKSFEGFDIEKVIAENTRSKTTTLHAKLDGENAVVLLEKTPFDLTHVKNYLTGDTTLKNTLKNDIYGTYEAYLPPTENAVKAVVIHPATEKHIQKYSDQEMYIVRETPELYSKVTLPLLQSRQFSMQWVYNILEKKQEADRIVFEDADPETGFILLPDMKWDRKDKNALYLVGIVHKHGIKSLRDLNKTYLPLLKNVLAKGREAIQEKYDIPASRLHVYIHYQPSYYHFHVHFTHIKLEAPGFGADRAHFLTDVIDNIELMNDYYEKRTLTFIVREQEDLYIKYKEHGYFDNE